DNA sequence from the Pseudophryne corroboree isolate aPseCor3 chromosome 6, aPseCor3.hap2, whole genome shotgun sequence genome:
cccccgtatttttggaaccaggaccaggcgcagagtccggtgctggttgattaaatatggggggacccctgtcatttttttccccatattttttcaaccaggactggctcaaaggctggttgtgcttaggaggggggaccccacacaatttttttctgaattttaaagactttaatgaactttttaaggtacacaatgaagccctgcatggatctcacagatccggccgggattccttgtgttttgtcaggcagtgttttactcatcactcccgtaaaacactgcctgatattacgaatcacatggaCATCGGAAAAaaagattgtgcaaaactcggcagcttagtgaatgatcgtttcaggattcaaaaagttgcagtaaaatgcacccgataccattcgagttcaaacacccttcaaaacggccaaaacacgaatattagtaaatattgccccatgtattaattttttatttctatttttttttatagttccctgcaagtacatcagaatggcaagccgtggcagaggagtttgcTACCACCTGGCATTTCCCTAACTGTGGGGGAGCGATAGATGGGAAGCACGTCCGCATCAACCCTCCTACAAACAGCGGAtccctttattataattataaagggCATTTCAACATCATGCTGATGGCAATGATGAATTCCATTCATCTTCATTGACGTTGGCAAAATCGGACATGCATCAGACGGTgggtcgctgaagaataccaccttctacgagcAGCTCACCtcaaagaccctgaacttgccatctagggagcaaaccaagcacggcctcaattttgttttcgtggctgatgaggcattcgcactccacgagaacattatgaagccatacccccaaaggcacctgacaaggcagaagcgcatctacaattataggctatcccGAGCATgacgaattgtagagaacacttttggcatcctgtctagcagcttccgcatattcctaacggctatcaatttgcaggtggagaagctagattgggtggtgactgcgtgctgtgtcctgcataactatttgcgcagcaaaaccacccagcacaggacactgcccagagaagcaccaggagacccagaccctgaacacccagacaagacttcaccatttccctctgtggGACCACCTCCACTCCATTTTAGGGCGAGTCTatgggcaaaacaggtcagggacaAGTACTTGGCCTATTTGAACGGGGTAGGTGCAGTCGATTGGCAAGAGGCCCATAtttaattagtgtactgtgctggacTGATGGTGGAACTTGTAAAAACgtaaaaatttatttaaaataatataCTTACAGATGCCGACAGAGATAGGTCGCCGTCTTCAGGGTCTGGTGTGACAGTCCGAGCGAGGGAGGCGAAACCTGTCCGAGTagcctcctggtccaggacaaacttCAGCATAGGATAGTACCAGAGCAAGGCCTTGTAAATCTGGGAAGAACCTGCTCCAGACCTTTTAGACTGTTCCATTATTTTATGTTCTTTGAGGAACACCGTACGCAGGTTCTGGATCTTTTTCTTGACCCATTCTTTGTTAgcaccggacacaaagggcctgcagtaCTCCACTAGTTCCTCCAAGGCCTCATTCTGTCGCACTTTATCAGAATAGCCCTTGGCTTTGATCTTCCATAAACACTCCAGTCCACGGTACATTTCTAGTAGGCTGGTGATGAAGTCAATGTCTGAATCTAGAAATATATCTATaatgaaaaaaagtggtgcacaaactgttatattttgtgttttacaaatggttttactctaggtatatggttaaatggttaaaTGGTTTTTTGGTTAAATGATGTTTAAATTTGtataatatatgttttttaaataaaaaaaatttttgaaaatactttcctcattacacaaacatcaatggtgcagcatgggggtacagtggcggtgaaaacacatggccatttgtgGGTATAAATCACTTtgtgcacacagaaacacaaggtgcagcattggggtacagtggcattgaaaacacatggccatttgggggttaaaatcactttgggaacacagaaacacatggtgcagcatgggggtacagtggcggtgaaaatacATGGCTTTAGGGTGTAAAAATGACTTTAggcacacacaaataaat
Encoded proteins:
- the LOC134933075 gene encoding uncharacterized protein LOC134933075 — its product is MEDIFLDSDIDFITSLLEMYRGLECLWKIKAKGYSDKVRQNEALEELVEYCRPFVSGANKEWVKKKIQNLRTVFLKEHKIMEQSKRSGAGSSQIYKALLWYYPMLKFVLDQEATRTGFASLARTVTPDPEDGDLSLSASSGGVEIPATQDFSIIQDMEESQPQVPTPETPATPHTSAAPAPPPCPGIKKKHRPGGRRPHI